A single genomic interval of Fructobacillus americanaquae harbors:
- a CDS encoding TetR/AcrR family transcriptional regulator — protein sequence MENPQPVTTERIFYAYLKVARVAESTKDISLAKIAEELGVSRQAIYKNHFQNIEELTQSLHYYVDNKPYQQLKCFAFHDKNRSFKELLNVFAQNVIPSLYEKHEFLGVFYSKVADPAWRPYLNQQYIDMLIPYFDGANGNQHELTSKTLAELTINQVMAAISIWLTQEEPVKPDIFAKRFIYLFSNSILDLAEMSD from the coding sequence ATCCCCAACCCGTGACAACCGAACGCATTTTTTACGCATACCTGAAGGTCGCCCGAGTCGCTGAGAGTACAAAAGATATTTCATTAGCCAAAATCGCTGAAGAATTAGGTGTCTCCAGACAAGCTATCTACAAAAATCATTTTCAAAATATTGAAGAACTAACGCAATCACTGCATTATTACGTTGATAATAAACCATACCAACAGTTAAAGTGTTTTGCCTTTCATGACAAAAACCGTTCTTTCAAAGAATTACTAAATGTTTTCGCTCAAAACGTTATCCCATCACTCTATGAAAAACATGAATTTCTCGGTGTTTTTTATTCAAAAGTCGCAGACCCAGCCTGGCGCCCCTACTTAAACCAACAGTACATCGACATGCTCATCCCCTACTTTGATGGTGCCAATGGTAACCAGCACGAGCTAACCTCAAAAACCCTTGCCGAGCTCACGATTAACCAAGTCATGGCCGCCATCAGCATCTGGCTTACTCAAGAAGAACCCGTTAAACCCGACATTTTTGCTAAACGTTTTATCTATCTTTTCTCAAATTCTATCCTTGATTTAGCCGAAATGAGCGACTAA
- the trpS gene encoding tryptophan--tRNA ligase, whose translation MEKEIYLTGDRPTGKLHIGHYIGSLKNRVAMQNSGEFDPYIMIADTQAFTDNARNPEKIRQSLTEVALDYLAVGLDPKKSTIFVQSQIPGLAELTMYFMNLVSLGRLERNPTVKTEIQQKGFGEGIPAGFLTYPVSQAADITIFKAKKVPVGDDQKPMIEQTRELVRSFNNAYQKDVFVEPEGVFPPKGQGRLPGIDGNAKMSKSLNNGIYLSDDPDTLAKKVKSMYTDPTHIRVEDPGHVEGNVVFTYLDIFDHDQSRVQDLKEQYQAGGLGDMKLKKHLLDVMEAELAPIRERRLEYAQNMDQVLAMLKDGSEKANQRAEETMKEVRTAMGINYFN comes from the coding sequence ATGGAAAAAGAAATTTACTTAACTGGTGATCGCCCAACCGGAAAACTACATATCGGTCACTATATTGGATCATTGAAGAATCGAGTGGCTATGCAAAATTCTGGGGAATTTGACCCCTATATCATGATTGCCGACACCCAGGCCTTCACGGATAATGCGCGTAATCCTGAAAAAATCAGACAATCATTGACGGAAGTTGCCTTGGACTATTTGGCTGTTGGCTTGGACCCAAAGAAGTCAACCATTTTTGTCCAGTCCCAAATTCCAGGCTTAGCTGAATTAACGATGTACTTTATGAACTTGGTTTCATTAGGACGTTTAGAGCGTAATCCAACAGTCAAGACCGAAATTCAGCAAAAGGGCTTCGGAGAAGGGATTCCCGCTGGTTTCCTAACCTATCCAGTTTCCCAGGCTGCTGATATTACGATTTTTAAGGCCAAAAAGGTCCCGGTTGGTGATGATCAAAAACCGATGATTGAACAAACGCGCGAATTAGTGCGGTCATTTAATAATGCTTATCAAAAAGATGTCTTTGTTGAGCCTGAAGGCGTTTTTCCACCAAAGGGTCAAGGACGCCTACCAGGAATTGATGGAAATGCAAAGATGTCGAAGTCTTTGAATAATGGCATTTACCTTTCTGATGACCCAGACACCTTGGCTAAGAAGGTCAAGTCAATGTATACTGATCCAACACATATTCGTGTTGAGGATCCGGGACATGTTGAAGGAAACGTTGTCTTTACCTATTTAGATATTTTTGACCACGATCAAAGTCGGGTACAAGACCTAAAGGAACAGTACCAAGCGGGTGGTTTAGGTGATATGAAGCTCAAAAAGCACCTATTAGACGTGATGGAAGCTGAACTAGCACCGATTCGTGAACGTCGGTTAGAGTACGCACAAAATATGGATCAGGTATTAGCCATGTTGAAAGATGGTTCAGAAAAAGCCAACCAAAGGGCTGAAGAAACCATGAAAGAGGTTCGAACAGCCATGGGTATCAATTATTTTAATTAA
- a CDS encoding amino acid permease translates to MAEQDQNAIQQELKTRHVSMIALGGSIGTGLFLASGATVSQAGPMGAITAYLVMGVMVYFLMTSLGEMATYMPTTGSFSEYGNRFIEPAMGFALGWNYWFNWAITIAAEVSAVGLVAQFWLPHVPAWVFSAIVLALIFLINLFSVSTFGETEFWLSTIKVVTIVFFLAVGVLTIFGVIHSNQNVMHNLSVGNHGFVGGFQGVLSVFLVAGFSFQGTEMVGITAGEAKDPSKSVPKAINSVFWRILLFYIGAIFVISALVYYKDPNLLSAANNNDITVSPFTIVFKNAGIAFAASLMNAVILTSIISAANSATYAANRTLYALAKKGQAPKVFSKLSKFGVPWASLLLTVFVGMFAFLSDIKGGSEAYTWLVAASGLSGFIAWLGIALAHLRFRRAYVRQGKDLNKLVYKARWFPFGPVLAIVLSIVVIVLQDPSSFIHFDWEKIGMTYLSVPIVVIPYIVYKIVKKSKLIPLDEIDLDSKAEH, encoded by the coding sequence ATGGCTGAACAAGATCAAAATGCCATCCAGCAGGAATTGAAGACACGTCATGTCTCCATGATTGCCTTGGGTGGATCAATTGGAACGGGGCTCTTTTTGGCCTCTGGAGCAACGGTATCGCAAGCAGGGCCAATGGGGGCAATCACTGCCTACCTGGTGATGGGTGTCATGGTTTACTTCCTGATGACTTCCCTTGGTGAAATGGCAACCTATATGCCAACTACTGGTTCGTTTTCGGAATATGGAAACCGTTTTATTGAACCAGCGATGGGTTTTGCCCTCGGGTGGAATTATTGGTTTAACTGGGCGATTACCATTGCGGCGGAAGTTTCAGCAGTTGGTTTGGTTGCACAGTTTTGGTTGCCCCACGTACCGGCTTGGGTTTTCTCAGCGATTGTGTTGGCGTTGATTTTCTTGATTAATCTCTTTTCTGTTTCGACTTTTGGTGAAACAGAATTCTGGTTATCAACAATTAAGGTTGTGACCATTGTCTTCTTCTTGGCTGTCGGTGTCTTGACCATTTTTGGGGTCATTCACTCCAATCAAAACGTGATGCATAACCTGTCTGTTGGGAACCATGGTTTTGTTGGTGGTTTCCAAGGGGTCTTATCAGTATTCTTAGTTGCTGGTTTTTCATTTCAGGGAACGGAAATGGTGGGAATTACTGCCGGTGAAGCAAAGGACCCGTCAAAATCAGTACCAAAGGCGATTAACTCAGTCTTTTGGCGAATCTTGTTGTTCTATATCGGAGCGATTTTTGTGATTTCTGCTTTGGTTTATTACAAGGATCCCAATTTGTTGTCAGCTGCTAATAACAATGACATCACAGTTTCACCATTTACGATTGTCTTTAAGAATGCTGGCATTGCCTTTGCAGCTTCATTGATGAATGCGGTTATCTTGACATCGATTATTTCAGCTGCTAATTCAGCTACTTATGCTGCCAACCGGACTTTATATGCCTTGGCCAAGAAGGGCCAGGCACCAAAGGTATTTTCTAAGTTGTCAAAGTTTGGTGTCCCTTGGGCATCCCTATTGTTGACTGTTTTTGTTGGTATGTTTGCTTTCTTGTCAGACATTAAGGGCGGTAGTGAAGCCTACACTTGGTTGGTTGCTGCCTCAGGTTTGTCAGGTTTTATAGCTTGGTTAGGCATTGCCTTAGCGCATTTGCGCTTCCGCCGTGCTTATGTTCGCCAGGGTAAGGATTTGAACAAGTTGGTTTACAAGGCTCGCTGGTTCCCATTTGGTCCGGTTTTAGCAATTGTTTTGTCAATCGTGGTGATTGTTTTGCAAGATCCATCTTCCTTTATTCACTTTGATTGGGAAAAGATTGGCATGACTTATTTGTCGGTGCCAATTGTCGTGATTCCATATATTGTCTATAAGATTGTTAAGAAGTCAAAGTTGATTCCGTTGGATGAGATTGATTTGGACTCAAAGGCGGAACATTAA
- a CDS encoding ketopantoate reductase family protein, with product MKYAVVGAGAMGLRYGLLLQEEAGLDVDFVEPTQGSVDVIKAQGDVVYRSVNHEDRTPIKVNIYSPEEYENTPDVWIFFMKQMQLADALKRLQPKFQKGQTALAAMNGMGHIEKIQEYFDEEHIIGGTAMIATILNNFGDVDFIGETSSVYANLTQKPSKVMDEVQKDFQAAGLNPSYSENFMGTLLTKVTFNSVENSIATMFQSRMGHLIEYKDFVSKIAAPLVAEVYAGAKAAGIELIETEQEMLEQVDYVSRVGNPLHFPSMYQDFVKGRPTEVDYINGYLADLAEKNGVPAPNQRLITNLVHLAEAMREFNPPVNKLVQAEK from the coding sequence ATGAAATATGCTGTTGTGGGTGCAGGTGCGATGGGTCTTCGTTACGGTCTCTTATTGCAAGAAGAAGCAGGCCTCGACGTCGATTTTGTCGAGCCAACACAAGGTTCAGTCGACGTTATTAAAGCTCAAGGCGACGTAGTTTACCGATCGGTTAACCACGAAGACCGGACGCCAATTAAGGTGAATATCTATTCACCAGAAGAATACGAAAATACCCCAGATGTCTGGATTTTCTTTATGAAGCAAATGCAATTAGCAGATGCATTAAAGCGCTTGCAACCTAAGTTCCAAAAGGGGCAAACCGCTTTGGCTGCCATGAATGGCATGGGTCACATTGAAAAAATTCAAGAATACTTCGACGAAGAGCATATCATCGGTGGAACAGCTATGATTGCAACTATTTTGAATAACTTTGGTGACGTCGACTTTATTGGGGAAACAAGTTCTGTTTATGCAAACCTGACCCAAAAGCCATCCAAGGTCATGGATGAAGTGCAAAAAGATTTTCAAGCAGCCGGCTTGAACCCCTCTTATTCTGAAAACTTCATGGGAACATTGCTGACAAAGGTTACTTTCAACTCGGTAGAAAACTCAATCGCTACCATGTTCCAATCCCGGATGGGTCATTTGATCGAATACAAGGACTTCGTTTCAAAGATTGCTGCCCCACTTGTCGCAGAAGTTTATGCTGGTGCTAAGGCAGCCGGCATCGAATTGATTGAAACAGAACAGGAGATGTTGGAACAGGTCGATTACGTTTCCCGCGTTGGTAACCCACTCCACTTCCCTTCTATGTATCAAGACTTTGTGAAGGGACGTCCAACGGAAGTTGACTACATCAACGGCTACTTGGCTGATTTGGCCGAAAAGAACGGCGTACCAGCTCCTAACCAACGTTTGATTACCAACTTGGTCCATCTTGCCGAAGCAATGCGTGAATTTAACCCACCAGTTAATAAGCTTGTACAAGCAGAAAAGTAA